The Heterodontus francisci isolate sHetFra1 chromosome 37, sHetFra1.hap1, whole genome shotgun sequence DNA window gttagactcaccggcctgtaattacctggtttatccctgctactcttcttgaataatggtaccacattcgcggtcctccaatcctctagtacctctcctgtcgccagagaggatttgaaaatttgtgtcaaagccccagctatctcctcccttgcctcacataacagtctgggatacatctcatctggacctgggaatttatccacttttgagcccgctaaaaccgccactacttcctccctttcaatactaatttgttcgagtatatcacaatccccctccctgatctctacacctacatcgtccttctccatagtgaacacagatgaaaagtaatcatttaaagcctcaacTATGTCCTTCTAGCTTCACACACAAGatcgccactttgatccctaatgggccctactctttccctggttatcctcttgcccttaatatacttataaaatgccttaggattttccttcatcttgcccgccagtgttttttcatgtcccctcttcgctctcgtcctgcccctccctcaaccatgtctctgtgatagcaataatatcatattcccatgtgctaatcaacgccctcaattcatctgccttactcggaagactccttgcattaaaacagatgcaatccagccttgcatttttcacttgtgccttaacaggtctatatttgctctgccttccagactgactcagtttctcttctatatttgactgtgcatcacccccaactgtacctccactctgtatcccatccccctgccaaatcagtttaaaccccgcccccccaacagcactagcaaacctcccagcaaggatgttggtcccattccggttcaggtgcaacccatccaacttgtacaggtcccaccgttgccagaaacagacccagcgatccaggaaactaaagccttccctcctgcacaatctcctcagccacgcattaatctgttctatcctcctactCCTATGGCTCacgagcacatggcaccgggagtaatccagagattacaacctttgaggtcctgctttttaatctgctacctagctccctaaattcttgttacaggacctcatccctctttccacctatgtcgttggtaccaatgtgtaccacgacctctgactgttcaccctcccccttcagaatgtcctgcagccactccgtgacatccttgaccctaccaccaaggagtcaacataccatcctggaatcatgtttgcagccacagaaacgcctatctgtaccccttacgatagaatcccctatcactatagctctcccacaccttttcctcccctcctgtgcagctgagccacccgtggtgccacagacttggctcttgctgcattgccctgagaagctatctcccccaacagtatccaaagtggaaaatctgttagaaagggagatggacataggggactcctgcactacctgcctagttcttctactctgcctggcggtcacctgttccctttctgcctgagtagTCTTTATTTGCGGtgagaccacctccctgtacgtgctatccacaatgatctcaggctCGCGGATAGAGTCACAGAGTaaaacagcacagaaaaaggcccttcggcccatcgtgtgcatgctggccatcaagattcttatctcattttccagcacttggcccgtagccttgtatgctacagcgtttcaagtgctcatctaaatacttcttaaatgttgttcggGGGGCAGCGAGAGTGTGCTGGGCCTCTCCGGGGGGCAGTGAGTGTGTGCCGGACTCCTACAACTCCGGCAACCGAGCACAGGCCAAGAACGGCATCCTTGATACCACAACACACAGCACCTTTACCCACTGGACCAAACCGCCGCAACTTTAACACATTTTAAACACAAACTCCAACCAGGATGGTtactcacactggtgaatctgacggtTATAATCGAGCTCCTCCTGACCTGAAACCTGAACATCGAGTTCCTCTGCCCTGAGAAGTGAAAGAATAAAGATATCAGCAGATTAAAGACCCTCCACTGTTCTAAATACTAGAACCGTTAACTAGATTCTAACTCTCCTCCGGGCAAGGAAGAACAAGCACAATCAGCCAGGGCTCCTAACCATTAAACTGTAATCTCGGGTTACTGAGGGTCAGGGCTCCTGTTCCCGTTAACTGCCCTGTATGGCTGGGTTAGAAAAACATTTAATAAATCACAGGGCTAGTTTGTTGGTGGCCAAATATCAGATACAAATCAGAAATCAGCGAATGTTCTCCTACAAAATGAAAACAGAGAGTTTTGTCGAATCTCTCTACAGTCAATATTTAGAACCCTTCCCACCCCCAGACAGGCctggcacacacacactcactccccccaCACCACCCGCCAGACAGGCCCAGCACACATTTACTGCCCCTGAACAGCCAAGGCACACACTCAATCCCTTCACCCAGACAACCCCAGCACAAATTCGCTCCCCATCCCCAGACAACCCTGGCTCACTAACCCCCACCCCCAAAAGCTCCAGCACACAGTAACTCCCTCCAGACAACCCACCACACTCTTAGTCCCTTTGGAAAGCTCCAGCACACACTTACTCCCCACGGACAGTCTCGGCTCACACTTACTCCATGTACTCCTGGTGCACACATTCTTCCTTGTTCACCCGTCGGAAATTCTGCAATTCCATAAAATACTCTTCAGATTTTTCTGACATTGGTGAGTCAATGTCGATCAGACCTGAAGAGCACAAAGCAATCAAAAATCAACAATCCTGCAGTCCAGAGGGTTCACACAGCATACCGGGAGAAATGAACAGCAAGACAGACAGGGCAAAAGCAAGATCACCTGAAATACACAAGCCTGTGCCTCAGCCCAGGTGGGCAGTTGAAGTCCCAAGACAATTACAACACAGCCCAACACATTACCTGCTATCCAATCGTAGCCCAGGAAGGGTTGCATTGACTGAACCTCTGCCCTGAGGCTGGACTCCTCATTTGGGGACAGGAATGTCACATGACCCACGTCTGCCTGTGAATTAAACAGGAAAGTTTAATAGCCTGGGCTGCATTGACCAACAGTGGATCTGCAGTAGACATCAGCCTGCTTCCCCTCTACCAGTGACGGCTAGTGCAGACCTCAGCACACACCATGTGCCCCACAGTGATGGACAGCAGCTTACAGATACAAAGGAGGTGGTCAGTCGATGCAACTCACATCATCACTTGATTGAGAAGCCACTCAGACCACTTCAGCCCCACTCCAGTCCTGTCACagttcccattccctccactctggCCCTGTCACAGTTCCTATATCCCTCCACTCTGGCCCTGTCACAGTTCCTATATCCCTCCACTCTGGCTAGCAACGAGACTGGCTATCCACAACCTGCTATAATCCCAACTGATGACATAGAAGCCAGTTCTTCAGATGCTCTTGGCTCTGAAGTGCTGAACCTGGGAAAAGCTTGAGCAACAATTGTCAGTAGTAACTGATGTTGGCCTCCTACCTTTGCTACTTTATCACGAGATTCTAACAAGATCGATTTTGGCTTCCGAGTATCTCTGATAAACTGCTCTCTGCGTCGATCATTGCCCACATCCAACAGCCGGTCCACATACAGTGGCGGCTCCAGCTTGGACCTTGGTTTTGAGCTCTCACAGATGGTCTGCAGGAAGTGGGAATGATGCATGGGGCTGCTTCCCTTGTTGCTGGTTCCACCTGTGCTCGGCTGTCCCGGAATGGGGGGCTCCAGCTGTCTTGTTAACCTCGGGGCAGAGGGGGGTTTGGTAAAAGGAGTGGAGCATTTAAAATGTTTCGTCACATGGCCGTCAGTCAGCAGCTTGCAGAGGGTGCTTCTGGGCTCCAGCTTTAGCTTGCCCCTTTCGCAGCCCAGTGTCTCCGCTGGGATAAGTCTATTTTTGGGCGACAGACCTATTGAGGAGGAACAGTTCCGTTCTACGCTGGAAATCGCTCTGGCCTCACCATCAGGAAGCCAGTCAGGCAGCTCCATGCCTGCTCCATCCTCTTCATCAAGGGTCCAACCTTGATTCTTAGCTCTATGCGTTGAGGGAGTGGAAAGTGCAGCTCGAGACTCTGCCCTTCTCTGTGGTGATTCAGGCACCACCACCTCAACAGGCTGCTGTGATGCATCATCCTCTATCTCTTTCCCTGGCAGTTCTGAATGAGCCTGATATTTCAAATTGGGATTCCGCAGTGTACTGGCATCTCCCTGCTGAAAGAGATCAGAATATTGTGTTTAGGTCAGTGAGTACACAGCACAGTAACCAGcccgaaacactgcactcacaaccTAAATTCAAATCCAGTTCACAAATACAGAGCCACAGTCATGTATACAAACTGTGAAAACGTAACTGAAATCAAACAGCTCAGCATTCAGATCATTTGACAGTTCAGTAAAAGTCACTAAGGGTGGCTAGCATGATATTAATGAACATCACATCAATAATCATTCAAGTACCAGAGTAAAAGCATGTTGTTAGGCTAAATTATTCTGAATCTACCCGATGTTGGAATATTTGATGGGACagaatccaacaacaacttgcatttataaagtgcctttaatgtagcaaaatgtcctaaggtgtttcacaaaagcattataaaacaaaacactgagccacgtaaagagatatcaggacagatgaataaaagcttaatcaaagaggcaggttttctgtagtatcttaaaggaggagagaggggtagagagacagagaggtttaggaaggaaacttcagagcttagagcctaggcagctgaaggcacgggtgCCAATGGAacaatgattaaaatcaggaaagCGCAAGAATTCAGAATTGAAGCAGTtgtgatatcttggagggttgtagggctgtaggaggttcgagacaaggaggggtgaggtcacggaaagatttaaaaacaaggataagaatttttaaatcaatgCGGTGCtcaactgggagtcaatgtaggtcagtgagcacagggcgatGAGCGAATgaggacttagtgcaagttaggatacaggcagcagagttttggatgagctcaagtttatggaaggtggaagatggagACCGACCAAGAGAACGTTGTATAGCCAAGGTAGCAAAGaccaatgaaggtttcagcaggggTAGAAAcagatgatgttatggaggtggaagtaggccgaTTTGCTGATGAAGAGGAGATATGGGTgggagctcatctctgggtcaactatgacaccaagtttgcaaacagtctggttctgcTTCAGACAGTAGCTGTGGAGGGATTGAGAGGGGTGGTGGTcgatagcgcagtctcaatcaatgggtgggaatcagaaagtttcccgatccaatctggagtcagacagggctgtcctctctcccctgtcttgtttgtttgctgtattgaaccctttgctgagtctattaggaaggatgtgagcataagaggggtgacaatcccaggcagtggaggcactcaaggttaaaacctccctgtacatggatgacgtcgccgtcttctgctcggatccgctgtctgtgcgcagactgatgagcatctgcgaccagttcgaactggcctcgggagccaaagttaaccacggcaagagcaaggccacgttctttgggaactgggttgaccgatcctttgtccccttcaccgttaggtcagactacctgaaggtgctggggatatggtttggaagggccggggcgtgcaccaaaatctggaaggagcgagtagccagggtacaacataagctgagcatgtgggagcagcgatctctctccattatgggtaagaacctggtcatcaggtgcgaggtgctcatgttgttgctgtacatggcgcaggtctggctcaTACACCActtctgcgctgtggcggtcacccgagccattttccacttcatctggggatccaaaatggaccaggtccggagggacacgatactcaaacctctggataagggcggaaaaaatgtacccaacattgccctcatcctgatgactaccttcgtgtgcggctgcatcaagctgtgtgtagacctccagtacacaaactccaagtgtcactacgtgttgaggttctatctgtccccagtgttgcgaaggatgggcctggtcacattgccgtggaacgctccatccacttggaccgtgccgtaccacctatccttcgtggaaaagtttctgcggaaaaacacctttgaccaccaatccatcaggcagtggtctgcacagaatgtcaaggccctacgggaaaaggagatggtggatcctgtcggatggttccccaagcagactgccaaagtcacttggcggaatgcctcatcaccagaactttcaaacaagcaccaagatgtagcttggctggtggtgagaagagccctcccagtcagatccttactgcacgcccgaagtctcagccgctccacacaatgccctcgacgtggctgtggtggggaagagacggttgcccagctccttctggaatgtgtctttgcaaagcgcgtgtggaaagagatgtagtggtttttgttgaggttcatcccaagcagctctgtaacacaggagtctgtgctctacaggctgttcccagggacgcacacagagataccaactgctgctggaggactatcaattcggtgaaagacgccctttggtctacccgaaatatgctggtcttccagcgcaaagagttgtccacgaccgaatattgcagactggcacattccaaggtccaggactatgtgctgagggacgcactaaagcttagggcagccgcagtaaaggctcaatggggaaagacaactgtgtaaggtcccctccaccaagctgaactgaggggctggatccatggaaaatctctcaaactgtatccggaaaatatttgtttactgtaaaatgtacacagcatgaaaaatgaaatggaagggttgtgaggcaactcactcctgtattgaaggaaacagatctcctttgcactctgtattttttgacttggtgctgtttggaactgttttgtaatgtattttttttttttttacagatttttatgaataaagtatatttatggaaatatataagtataaaaatggaaatttaaaaaaagtggagggattgagagaggtggtggtgaggtaaagctgggagcTTTGCTTTgtattaaagcctggctcaggtataaaattaaaatccaccctgaccacagccaacccaaacccgtgcCCTTTAATTTTTTCGCGCCCTACCCGACCCGacatgaatctccttcatctgttctggcagcagacTATTCCCGTAGCTGGAGTTGTGGGAAATCACGggcaagcctgatcccgtgacctcCCAGCATCAGTGTCCAACCCGACCCCAGCCcagatgctggactcggaatttcgacctgacccgaacccgacatatgtagtGGGAtctagtcgggtttgggttgggtagtcaGGCTTTACTTTGTATGTAACCCGTGCATCCTTGCCCTGGAAATgattgatgggatagtgtagaagGAACTTTACTGTATGTATAACCTGTGCTGTCCCTGCCTGGGAATGTTTGGCAGTACTGTTATCTTTAAATGGCTATACTCAGcaagtccggcagcatctgtggagagagaaatagagttaacgtttcaggtctgtgacctttcatcagaactggagtgactgaggggagcaaATATATtaagacagttctcaatgaaaagatcaagagtgggtaagaggccaaagggagAGGTCCAGGTGGAGGATGAATACTAGAGGCGggcgaatgggtctgctggttgggggtggggggcactcctggccaaagaagtgagcctggaggtgaaggcgacggaagaagtgcTCAACGACATGCCGAGCACGGAATTCATTGAGGAGAGGGCGTTAGGggaaaaactgagtcctttgctaagttctgatgaaaggtcagacctgaaacgttaactgcttctctctccacagatgctgccagacctgttgagtatttccagcactgtttttatttcatatttccagcacctgcagtattttgcttttatttttaaaagGCTAGTATATCTAACATTTGAATTGAAGAATAAAAATGAAATTATAAGCTTTCATTAACACATTACTGTTATTCAACTCTTTTTACAATGTGGAGCCTACACCTACCTCAAACCTATCATTTCTGCTTCCTTCAGAGTCTGCAGCACCTCCGTTCTGCCCTGAGTTGATGACAGTTGGATGGGGTCCATCGCCACTCTCAGGGGGCACAGGCACACTCCATGGAGCCCTGAGCCGCTCCACCCTCAGTCTCTGCAGCAGATGTTTGTTCTGATCTCGAAGGAACTGCAGATAGTCGGAGTGTGACATCTTCCAAAAGCTAACACAGCAGCTGCTGCAAACATgggcagaaagacttgcatttatacagcacctatcatgacctcaggacatctcaaagcgctttacagccactgaagtacttttaaagtgtagtcacttatTTAATGTGGGAAACTCAGCATACAATTCcacaggaaggtcccacaaacagcaatgtgataatgaccaggttatCTGTTTTTGAAATATTGACTGAGTCACAAATATTGGCTGTCACACTGGGgaaataactcccctgctcgtcttcaaaataacgccatgggatgttttacttcaCCCGACAGGGTAGAGGGaccctcagttcaacatctcatccaaagggggTACCACaaagcagtgcagcactctcagtagagcactgggaaagcctggatttttgggctcaagtctctggagtaggacttacaGAAACAAAAAGCAACTGCATGAACCCCCAGCATTAGGGCGACCAAAGGACCGAGTACTGGAAGTCTGAATTTGAATCAGAAACTGCAGCGACAGAGAAGATGGTgctggaggaggggtggggggggggaatggagaggggtggtggaggagagggagagattgggggggggggggtggtggtggagggaaggggggggggaaaagaggctgttggtggggaaggtggtgaggggtggtggtgggggaggggaaggtggtggggggaatggaaaTGGGAGGGGcggtgggaggggaggaggagatggtgaggggtggtgggaggggaggaggagatggtgaggggtggtggtgggggagggaaggggagtgactggtggtgaggggtgggagggtgaggtggtaaggggtggtgggggagggaagggaagaggctGGTGGTGGGAGAAGAGGGTGAGGGGTGGTGTTGGGAGAGGGAAAGGCTGGTGGTGGGGGACGGTAGCGGGTGAGGGGTGAAGCTCTCGGGCCCAAGGGGCCGGAAACAGCCAGCCCTGAGCCGGTCAATGCCAGGGCAGGTGGCTGTCCGTTACCATCGTGACCACTCCCGAGTCCGGGGATACGTTAAGGCCGGACTCCCCGGTACCTCCTTACCAGatccctgaccctctctcacactcttagGACCTCAGGCCGCCATTTAATGAAccgttttttcccgctgatttctcATTTGTGTGCTCGAAGCGAGCGGCCCAATAAATCGCTCCCTGATTGGTTGGAAGTTTACTCATATGCCGCTGTGGCTCGGATAATACAACTCTGATAGGTCACTATACCTGTCTGTCATCAAATGCGGACTTCTTATTGGCCCCTTGTTAAAAGGGGCGGGTACCATCTGTGTGAGTGACACATGAATGAGGGGCGGGCTTATGCAGAGCTGACGGACATAGTGTGACCCAGGCAACGTAAGCGCTTGAGCTGGCCGTTTTATTCCTTTGCCGAATTTCTCCACAGGTTTTTCCACATAGTCGGAGTCACCGCCCAGGATTGCTTTCCCTGCCCACGTCCCACCACTCCTGCTTGCttcatacgaattcggagcaggagtaggccattcagcccctggagcctgttccgccatttgataagatcatggctgagctgattgtggcctcaactctactttcctgactCTCCCCTTTACCCTTTgaatcccttgtcaatcaagaatctacctaACTCACCCTTAAACATATTAAATGAccttgcctccactgctctctggagaagagaattccacagactagaaAAAATTtatttgtcttaaatgggagacccctaatttttaaactatgtccccaAGTCTGTCCCATAAGGGGAAATTTCCTTttaacatccaccctgccaagtcccttcagcatctaaaataaaagcaaaatacttcagctgctggaaatctgaaataaaaacaaagtgctggaaatactcagcaggtcaggcagcatctatggagagagaagcagagatctgatgaatggtcacagacctgaaaagttaactctgctgcctgatctgctgagtattttcaacattttctgtttttaatcccctcaggatcttatatgtttcaatagaatgtctcattctcctaaactccagtggatacaggcccaacctgtcctttcctccgggtgctccggtttcctcccacatgccaaagacttgcaggtgataggtaaattggccattagaaattgcccctagtataggtaggtggtagggaaaatatagggacaggtggggatgtggtaggaatatgggattagtgtaggattagtataagtgggtggttgatggtcggcacagactcagtgggctgaagggcctgtttcagtgctgtaactcttaaaaaaaaacctttcctcataagataacccctacaTCCCAGGAATTAAGTtgagcgaaccttctctgaactgcttctaatgcaattatatcctttaagtaaggagaccaaactgtacacagtactccagatgtggtctcaccaacaccttgtacaactgcagcaaaattTCCATACTTttatatcccatttcccctgcaataaatgccaacattccatttgccttcctaatcacttgctgtacctgcatactaactttttgtgaatcgtatgtaccaggacacccagatccctgcaatctccctccatttaaataatattctgcttttctattcttccagccaaagtggacaagttcacattttcccatattattccccatctgccaattttttgcccaatcgcttaacctatctatatccctttgcagattctgtatttcctcttcacaacttactcccctatctttgtcatcagcaaatttagcaaccattcagtcccttcatccaagtcatcaatatagatcgtatttaattgaggccccagcactgaaccctgtgtcACTTCACCAGTTACAGCTTGccgacctgaaaatgccccatttatccctactctctgcttcctgttagcatggatagagaattggttggctaatatgttactccctacaccatgagctcttattttgtgtagtaacctttgatgtggtaccttatcaaatgccttttggaaatcatgtgcaccacatctacaggttcccctttatccaccttgtttgttacttcctcaaagaactctaatgaattagtcaaacactacttccctttcacaaaaccatgttgactctgccttattgccctaagtgccctgctataaccaccttaataatagattctagcatttttcctatgatagatgttaggctaactggcctgtagtttcctgctttctgtctccctcctttcttgaacagacttacattcactattttccaatctgatgggactttccagaatctagggacttttggaaaattacaaccaatgcatctctgCAGCTAATTCTtttaaagaccctaggatgcaggccattcagtcctgaggacttgtcagcctttagtcctaatagttttctctgtaccctttccctggtgattgtaattgttttaagttcctcccttcctttcacctcttgatttacaaagATTTCTGGAATGTTATCTGTGTCTTgtaccgtgaagacagacacaaaatatctgttcaatgcttccaccatttccttatttcccattaattTCTCGAGAACCAACACTTACTgtagtcagtttttatatttctagctagctttatcTTTCTCTAATTTGTCCCTCATTATTTTCTTCATCaacctttgctggtttttaaattctgtccaatcttctgacct harbors:
- the miip gene encoding uncharacterized protein miip isoform X1, producing the protein MSHSDYLQFLRDQNKHLLQRLRVERLRAPWSVPVPPESGDGPHPTVINSGQNGGAADSEGSRNDRFEQGDASTLRNPNLKYQAHSELPGKEIEDDASQQPVEVVVPESPQRRAESRAALSTPSTHRAKNQGWTLDEEDGAGMELPDWLPDGEARAISSVERNCSSSIGLSPKNRLIPAETLGCERGKLKLEPRSTLCKLLTDGHVTKHFKCSTPFTKPPSAPRLTRQLEPPIPGQPSTGGTSNKGSSPMHHSHFLQTICESSKPRSKLEPPLYVDRLLDVGNDRRREQFIRDTRKPKSILLESRDKVAKADVGHVTFLSPNEESSLRAEVQSMQPFLGYDWIAGLIDIDSPMSEKSEEYFMELQNFRRVNKEECVHQEYMEAEELDVQVSGQEELDYNRQIHQCTHSYRVNSRLFAVPLEPAAACPVCKTPKSKRPHTMEDPAYIREKKRAPSTVCPSAHTLIGVSIPRSTLLPPHKYKPHRRKSFDPTDSLSLPSHCLLGWESTMPSTAPVANTLDLRSTLEPKKPSLPLSLNLFNLSATVSRVAGGSRSDELLNLTRSTCYQFQRLRQDRPHSTSYPIY
- the miip gene encoding uncharacterized protein miip isoform X4, producing the protein MSHSDYLQFLRDQNKHLLQRLRVERLRAPWSVPVPPESGDGPHPTVINSGQNGGAADSEGSRNDRFEQGDASTLRNPNLKYQAHSELPGKEIEDDASQQPVEVVVPESPQRRAESRAALSTPSTHRAKNQGWTLDEEDGAGMELPDWLPDGEARAISSVERNCSSSIGLSPKNRLIPAETLGCERGKLKLEPRSTLCKLLTDGHVTKHFKCSTPFTKPPSAPRLTRQLEPPIPGQPSTGGTSNKGSSPMHHSHFLQTICESSKPRSKLEPPLYVDRLLDVGNDRRREQFIRDTRKPKSILLESRDKVAKADVGHVTFLSPNEESSLRAEVQSMQPFLGYDWIAGLIDIDSPMSEKSEEYFMELQNFRRVNKEECVHQEYMEAEELDVQVSGQEELDYNRQIHQCTHSYRVNSRLFAVPLEPAAACPVCKTPKSKRPHTMEDPAYIRVEFPGINFGQDLQMVVFLLGAVAGWSLG
- the miip gene encoding uncharacterized protein miip isoform X3 yields the protein MSHSDYLQFLRDQNKHLLQRLRVERLRAPWSVPVPPESGDGPHPTVINSGQNGGAADSEGSRNDRFEQGDASTLRNPNLKYQAHSELPGKEIEDDASQQPVEVVVPESPQRRAESRAALSTPSTHRAKNQGWTLDEEDGAGMELPDWLPDGEARAISSVERNCSSSIGLSPKNRLIPAETLGCERGKLKLEPRSTLCKLLTDGHVTKHFKCSTPFTKPPSAPRLTRQLEPPIPGQPSTGGTSNKGSSPMHHSHFLQTICESSKPRSKLEPPLYVDRLLDVGNDRRREQFIRDTRKPKSILLESRDKVAKADVGHVTFLSPNEESSLRAEVQSMQPFLGYDWIAGLIDIDSPMSEKSEEYFMELQNFRRVNKEECVHQEYMEAEELDVQVSGQEELDYNRQIHQCTHSYRVNSRLFAVPLEPAAACPVCKTPKSKRPHTMEDPAYIREKKRAPSTVCPSAHTLIGVEFPGINFGQDLQMVVFLLGAVAGWSLG
- the miip gene encoding uncharacterized protein miip isoform X2 encodes the protein MSHSDYLQFLRDQNKHLLQRLRVERLRAPWSVPVPPESGDGPHPTVINSGQNGGAADSEGSRNDRFEQGDASTLRNPNLKYQAHSELPGKEIEDDASQQPVEVVVPESPQRRAESRAALSTPSTHRAKNQGWTLDEEDGAGMELPDWLPDGEARAISSVERNCSSSIGLSPKNRLIPAETLGCERGKLKLEPRSTLCKLLTDGHVTKHFKCSTPFTKPPSAPRLTRQLEPPIPGQPSTGGTSNKGSSPMHHSHFLQTICESSKPRSKLEPPLYVDRLLDVGNDRRREQFIRDTRKPKSILLESRDKVAKADVGHVTFLSPNEESSLRAEVQSMQPFLGYDWIAGLIDIDSPMSEKSEEYFMELQNFRRVNKEECVHQEYMEAEELDVQVSGQEELDYNRQIHQCTHSYRVNSRLFAVPLEPAAACPVCKTPKSKRPHTMEDPAYIRVSIPRSTLLPPHKYKPHRRKSFDPTDSLSLPSHCLLGWESTMPSTAPVANTLDLRSTLEPKKPSLPLSLNLFNLSATVSRVAGGSRSDELLNLTRSTCYQFQRLRQDRPHSTSYPIY